One Methylomarinovum tepidoasis DNA window includes the following coding sequences:
- a CDS encoding phosphoketolase family protein: MSDITPETVLDGQELERLDAYWLACNYLAAGMIYLKDNPLLKEPLKPEHVKQRLLGHWGASPGLAFMYVHLNRLIVRHDVDAIFLAGPGHGAPGVLAPVYLEGTYSEIYPDRSEDEEGMRRFFKQFSFPGGIGSHCTPETPGSIHEGGELGYSLSHAVGAAFDNPDLLVAVAVGDGEAETGPLATGWHGNKFINPARDGAVLPILHLNGYKINNPTLLARLPHEELESLLRGYGWTPHFVEGDDPMSVHRQMAATLENCYLEIRRIQEEARQAGAAKATRARWPMIVLRTPKGWTGPKEVDGHKVEGFWRAHQVPLAEIHRIPAHLEMLERWLRSYKPEELFDENGRLRPELKTLAPKGSRRMSANLHANGGLLRRDLRLPDFRSYGVGVPEPGKLRALNTKPLGELLRDTLRRNPGNFRVFGPDETTSNKLDAVYQASKKLWLEEYLPEDADGTEIAPDGRVLEMLSEHNLEGWYEGYVLTGRHGFFATYEAFVHVIDSMFNQHAKWLSICREIPWRAPVSSINLLITSTVWRQDHNGFTHQDPGFLDVVVNKKPDVTRIYLPPDVNCLLSVADHCLRSRDMINVIVCDKQNHLQYLDMDAAIRHCTKGIGIWDWASNDQDGEPDVVMAGCGDIPTKEALAATALLREHFPDLRIRFINVVDLFKLTPQSEHPHGLSDRDFDSLFTVDKPIIFNFHGYPWLIHRLAYRRANHRNLHVRGYKEKGNINTPMELAINNEIDRFSLAIDVIDRVPRLSVAGAHVKEKLRDRQIECRSYAYEHGVDLPEVDNWQWPY, from the coding sequence ATGAGCGACATCACCCCGGAAACCGTCCTCGACGGTCAGGAACTCGAACGCCTCGATGCCTACTGGCTCGCCTGCAACTACCTGGCCGCCGGCATGATCTACCTCAAGGACAACCCGCTGCTCAAAGAGCCCCTCAAGCCCGAACACGTCAAGCAGCGCCTGCTGGGTCACTGGGGGGCCAGCCCGGGGTTGGCGTTCATGTACGTCCATCTCAACCGTCTCATCGTCAGGCACGACGTCGATGCCATCTTCCTCGCCGGTCCCGGCCACGGTGCCCCCGGGGTGCTGGCGCCGGTGTATCTGGAAGGCACCTATTCGGAAATCTATCCGGACCGGAGTGAGGACGAGGAAGGCATGCGCCGCTTCTTCAAGCAGTTCTCCTTCCCCGGCGGCATCGGCAGCCACTGCACCCCGGAGACGCCGGGGTCGATCCACGAAGGGGGCGAACTGGGCTACAGCCTGTCCCACGCGGTGGGGGCGGCCTTCGACAATCCGGATCTGCTGGTGGCGGTGGCGGTCGGTGACGGTGAGGCGGAAACCGGCCCCCTGGCCACCGGCTGGCACGGCAACAAGTTCATCAATCCGGCCCGGGACGGGGCGGTGCTGCCGATCCTCCATCTCAACGGCTACAAGATCAACAATCCCACCCTGCTGGCGCGTCTGCCGCACGAGGAACTGGAGTCCCTGTTGCGCGGCTACGGGTGGACGCCCCATTTCGTCGAGGGCGACGATCCCATGAGCGTCCACCGCCAAATGGCCGCCACTCTGGAAAACTGCTATCTGGAGATCCGCCGCATCCAGGAGGAGGCTCGCCAGGCCGGTGCCGCCAAGGCCACCCGCGCCCGTTGGCCGATGATCGTGCTGCGCACCCCCAAGGGCTGGACCGGCCCCAAGGAGGTGGACGGTCACAAGGTGGAAGGCTTCTGGCGTGCCCACCAGGTTCCCCTGGCGGAGATTCACCGGATTCCGGCGCATCTGGAGATGCTGGAGCGCTGGTTGCGCAGCTACAAGCCCGAAGAACTGTTCGACGAGAACGGCAGGCTCAGGCCGGAGCTGAAAACGTTGGCCCCCAAGGGCTCCCGGCGCATGAGCGCCAACCTCCATGCCAACGGCGGTCTGCTGCGCCGCGACCTGCGCCTGCCGGATTTTCGCAGCTATGGCGTCGGGGTGCCCGAACCGGGCAAGCTTCGGGCGCTGAACACCAAACCCCTGGGGGAGTTGCTGCGTGACACCCTGCGCCGCAATCCCGGCAACTTCCGCGTCTTCGGGCCTGACGAAACCACTTCCAACAAGCTCGACGCCGTCTACCAGGCCAGCAAGAAACTGTGGCTGGAGGAATACCTGCCCGAGGACGCCGACGGCACCGAAATCGCTCCCGACGGCCGCGTGCTGGAGATGCTGTCCGAACACAATCTGGAGGGTTGGTATGAAGGCTACGTCCTCACTGGCCGTCACGGCTTCTTCGCCACCTACGAGGCCTTCGTCCACGTCATCGATTCCATGTTCAACCAGCACGCCAAGTGGTTGTCCATCTGCCGGGAAATCCCCTGGCGGGCGCCGGTATCGTCCATCAACTTGCTGATCACTTCCACGGTCTGGCGCCAGGACCACAACGGCTTCACCCATCAGGATCCCGGTTTTCTCGACGTGGTGGTCAACAAGAAACCGGACGTGACCCGCATCTATCTGCCGCCGGACGTCAACTGCCTGCTCTCGGTGGCCGATCATTGCCTGCGCAGCCGCGACATGATCAATGTCATCGTCTGCGACAAGCAGAATCATCTCCAGTACCTCGACATGGACGCCGCCATCCGCCATTGCACCAAGGGGATCGGCATCTGGGACTGGGCCAGCAACGACCAGGACGGCGAGCCGGACGTGGTCATGGCGGGCTGCGGCGACATTCCCACCAAGGAGGCTCTGGCCGCCACCGCCCTGTTGCGCGAGCATTTCCCGGATCTCAGGATCCGCTTCATCAACGTGGTGGATCTGTTCAAGCTCACTCCGCAAAGCGAGCATCCCCACGGCCTGTCCGACCGCGACTTCGACAGCCTGTTCACCGTGGACAAGCCCATCATCTTCAATTTCCACGGCTATCCCTGGTTGATCCACCGCCTCGCCTACCGCCGCGCCAACCACAGGAACCTGCACGTGCGCGGCTACAAGGAAAAGGGCAACATCAACACCCCGATGGAGCTGGCGATCAACAACGAGATCGACCGCTTCAGCCTGGCCATCGATGTCATCGACCGGGTGCCACGCCTGAGCGTGGCCGGCGCCCACGTCAAGGAGAAGCTGCGGGACAGGCAGATCGAATGCCGCAGTTACGCCTACGAGCACGGCGTCGATCTGCCCGAGGTGGACAACTGGCAGTGGCCGTATTGA
- a CDS encoding glycogen/starch/alpha-glucan phosphorylase — translation MARAKENLRTGLSRKELNKAFEDHLIYTLGRLPEVATPFDYYQAAAYVTRDRMMDRWIHSARTAKHQQARTVCYLSAEFLLGPHLGNNLLNLGILDQVRESAADQNVDFEAILAEEVEPGLGNGGLGRLAACYMDSLATLRIPAIGYGIRYEFGMFEQVIRDGWQVEKSDNWLRNGNPWELQRPKLRFPVRFGGHTESYQDDQGRYRVRWVPEEVVVGVAYDTPILGYGGKHANMLRLWKAEACETFDFQAFNVGDYYQAVEAQMAAENLTKVLYPNDEPEVGKELRLRQQYFFVSCALQDMLRIHTLISGDLTDFHAKFTVQLNDTHPAIAVAELMRLLLDDHGMGWEQAWDITRRTFAYTNHTLLPEALETWPVELFERLLPRLLEIIYEINRRFLDEVRIHFIDDPERVRRLSLIDEDGGRRIRMANLACVGSYAINGVARLHTELLKSTVLKDFHDLWPEKFSNKTNGVSPRRFLALSNPALAGLLDEAVEGDWRYDLDRLRQLEALADDAAFQERWQAAQDAAKAGLARLIARRVGVTVDPASLFDVQVKRIHEYKRQHLNVLHVLTLYHRLKHDPGLDLVPRTFIFGGKAAPGYHMAKLIIKLINAVAEVVNHDPDVAGRLKVVFFPNFNVSSAQHIYPAADLSEQISTAGMEASGTGNMKFMLNGALTIGTLDGANVEIREEAGPDNFFLFGLTVEQLGQLRAAGYRPWECWRDDPELGAVLDLIDSGLFSHGDRELFKPITDSLRHCDPFFLMADYRTYVDTQNEVSHAFGDRRHWRRMSILNTARVGKFSSDRAIREYCEDIWKVSPLEGQR, via the coding sequence ATGGCCAGGGCAAAGGAAAATCTGCGCACCGGCCTGTCGCGCAAGGAATTGAACAAGGCCTTCGAGGACCATCTGATCTACACCCTGGGGCGGCTGCCGGAGGTCGCCACCCCGTTCGATTACTACCAGGCCGCCGCTTATGTGACCCGTGACCGCATGATGGACCGCTGGATCCACAGCGCCCGCACGGCCAAACACCAGCAGGCGCGCACGGTGTGCTATCTGTCGGCGGAATTCCTGTTGGGGCCGCACCTGGGCAACAACCTCCTCAACCTAGGGATCCTCGATCAGGTGCGCGAATCGGCCGCCGATCAGAACGTGGATTTCGAGGCCATTCTTGCCGAGGAGGTGGAGCCGGGGCTGGGCAATGGCGGGCTGGGGCGGCTGGCGGCCTGTTATATGGATTCACTGGCCACCCTGCGGATTCCTGCCATCGGTTACGGCATCCGCTACGAATTCGGCATGTTTGAACAGGTCATCCGCGATGGCTGGCAGGTGGAGAAAAGCGACAACTGGCTGCGCAACGGCAATCCCTGGGAATTGCAGCGCCCCAAGCTGCGCTTCCCGGTGCGTTTCGGCGGCCATACCGAGTCCTACCAGGATGATCAAGGCCGTTACCGGGTACGTTGGGTGCCGGAAGAGGTGGTGGTCGGGGTGGCCTACGACACCCCGATCCTTGGTTATGGCGGCAAGCACGCCAACATGCTGCGGCTGTGGAAGGCCGAGGCCTGCGAGACGTTCGACTTTCAGGCGTTCAACGTCGGTGACTACTATCAGGCGGTGGAGGCCCAGATGGCGGCCGAAAACCTCACCAAGGTGCTCTATCCCAACGACGAGCCGGAGGTGGGCAAGGAACTGCGCCTCAGGCAGCAGTATTTCTTCGTTTCCTGCGCCCTGCAGGACATGCTGCGCATTCACACCCTCATCAGCGGCGACCTGACCGACTTCCACGCCAAATTCACCGTCCAGCTCAACGACACCCATCCGGCCATCGCCGTCGCCGAACTGATGCGCCTGCTTCTCGACGATCACGGCATGGGTTGGGAACAGGCCTGGGACATCACCCGCCGTACCTTCGCTTACACCAACCATACCCTGCTGCCGGAGGCGCTGGAGACCTGGCCGGTGGAACTGTTCGAGCGCCTGCTGCCGCGCCTGCTGGAAATCATCTACGAAATCAACCGCCGTTTCCTCGACGAGGTGCGCATCCATTTCATCGACGATCCCGAACGGGTCCGGCGCCTGTCCCTCATCGACGAAGATGGCGGCCGCCGCATCCGTATGGCGAACCTGGCCTGTGTCGGCAGTTACGCCATCAACGGTGTCGCCAGGCTGCACACCGAGCTGCTCAAATCCACGGTGTTGAAGGATTTCCACGATCTGTGGCCGGAGAAGTTCAGCAACAAGACCAATGGCGTCAGCCCCAGGCGTTTCCTGGCCCTGAGCAATCCGGCCCTGGCCGGGCTGCTGGACGAGGCGGTCGAAGGGGACTGGCGCTACGATCTGGACAGGCTGCGCCAGCTGGAAGCGCTGGCGGACGATGCGGCCTTCCAGGAACGTTGGCAGGCGGCCCAGGACGCCGCCAAGGCCGGCCTGGCCCGCCTGATCGCCCGGCGCGTCGGTGTCACGGTCGATCCGGCTTCCCTGTTCGACGTCCAGGTCAAACGCATCCACGAGTACAAGCGCCAGCACCTCAACGTCCTCCACGTCCTCACGCTCTATCACCGCCTCAAGCACGATCCCGGCCTCGATCTGGTGCCGCGCACCTTCATTTTCGGCGGCAAGGCCGCCCCCGGCTATCACATGGCCAAACTCATCATCAAACTGATCAACGCCGTGGCCGAGGTGGTCAATCACGATCCTGACGTCGCCGGCCGCCTCAAGGTGGTGTTTTTCCCCAACTTCAACGTCAGCAGCGCCCAGCATATCTATCCGGCGGCCGACCTGTCGGAGCAGATCTCCACCGCCGGCATGGAGGCTTCCGGCACCGGCAACATGAAGTTCATGCTGAACGGCGCCCTGACCATCGGCACCCTCGATGGCGCCAACGTGGAAATCCGCGAGGAAGCGGGGCCGGACAATTTCTTCCTCTTCGGCCTGACGGTGGAACAGCTCGGCCAGTTGCGCGCCGCCGGCTACCGCCCCTGGGAATGCTGGCGCGACGATCCCGAGCTGGGCGCGGTGCTCGACCTCATCGACAGCGGCCTGTTTTCCCACGGCGACCGCGAACTGTTCAAGCCCATCACCGACAGCCTGCGCCATTGCGATCCCTTCTTCCTCATGGCCGACTACCGCACCTACGTGGATACCCAGAATGAGGTCTCCCACGCCTTCGGTGACCGCCGCCACTGGCGGCGGATGTCGATCCTCAACACCGCCCGGGTCGGCAAGTTCTCCTCCGATCGGGCTATCCGGGAATACTGCGAGGACATCTGGAAGGTGTCCCCCTTGGAGGGGCAGCGGTGA
- the dhaL gene encoding dihydroxyacetone kinase subunit DhaL has protein sequence MPATPAVLPELIQAALAAIDAHAEEVTELDRTLGDGDHVTNLQRGLRALLAQSDELAALDDWSQALQKMAMTIMSQIGGASGSLYATLFMTLAKQLKGKAMDLAAFAEAFEAGVEAMKQRGRSDVGEKTMLDTLVPVAAYLKRAAGEGKDLDQVLEEVKAVATEGMESTRDMLATKGRASYLGERARGIVDAGARTSQLMICTIADKLAEKSARH, from the coding sequence ATGCCCGCAACCCCTGCCGTGCTTCCGGAACTCATCCAGGCCGCGCTGGCGGCCATCGACGCCCATGCCGAGGAAGTCACCGAACTGGACAGGACCCTGGGCGACGGCGACCACGTCACCAACCTGCAGCGGGGCCTCAGAGCCCTGCTGGCGCAAAGCGACGAGCTGGCCGCGCTGGACGACTGGAGTCAGGCGCTGCAAAAGATGGCCATGACCATCATGAGCCAGATCGGCGGCGCCTCCGGCTCTCTCTACGCCACCCTGTTCATGACCCTGGCGAAACAGCTGAAGGGCAAGGCGATGGATCTCGCCGCCTTCGCCGAGGCCTTCGAGGCCGGGGTCGAAGCCATGAAACAGCGCGGCCGTTCCGACGTGGGGGAAAAGACCATGCTGGACACCCTGGTGCCCGTGGCTGCCTATCTGAAACGGGCCGCCGGGGAAGGCAAGGACCTCGACCAAGTATTGGAAGAAGTCAAAGCGGTGGCCACCGAAGGGATGGAATCGACCCGCGACATGCTGGCCACCAAGGGACGGGCCTCCTATCTGGGCGAACGCGCCCGCGGCATCGTCGATGCCGGGGCGCGGACCAGCCAGCTGATGATCTGCACGATCGCGGACAAGCTGGCGGAGAAAAGCGCCCGGCACTGA
- a CDS encoding potassium channel family protein produces the protein MALIAIYPLIDDHHLGRLLLPLFLTITLLGGAVAVSEGRLRLWIGVITGTSMVITRLAWQWWPLDVLAQISLVCGVAFFFHVTLVLLHHIFTHRGSIGAEMLYGAVNVYLLIAITFTFAYALIATVDPQAFHGLPALNGRYFSSLLYFSIVTLTTLGYGDISPVSRPAAVLVTLEALCGQLYLTILVARLVGLYIAQESRDERP, from the coding sequence TTGGCACTGATCGCCATTTATCCGCTGATCGATGACCACCATCTGGGACGCCTGCTGCTGCCTCTGTTTCTGACAATCACCCTACTGGGGGGGGCCGTCGCCGTCTCCGAAGGTCGTCTCCGTCTTTGGATCGGCGTCATCACCGGCACCTCGATGGTGATCACCCGGCTGGCTTGGCAGTGGTGGCCGCTGGATGTTCTGGCACAGATTTCGCTGGTCTGTGGCGTCGCTTTCTTTTTCCACGTCACGCTGGTACTCCTGCACCACATCTTCACCCACCGCGGCTCCATCGGCGCCGAAATGCTGTATGGCGCGGTCAACGTCTATCTGTTGATCGCCATCACCTTCACTTTCGCCTACGCCCTCATCGCCACTGTCGATCCCCAGGCCTTCCACGGCCTGCCGGCGCTCAACGGACGTTACTTTTCCTCGCTGCTTTACTTCAGCATCGTCACCCTCACCACCCTGGGTTACGGCGACATCAGCCCCGTCAGCCGCCCCGCCGCCGTCCTGGTCACACTGGAGGCCCTGTGCGGCCAGCTCTATCTGACCATTCTGGTGGCCCGGCTGGTGGGGTTGTACATCGCCCAGGAAAGCCGCGATGAACGCCCTTGA
- a CDS encoding cysteine rich repeat-containing protein, which yields MKAKPVLAALLALALGGCASGGGGFGNERLDAAASQPGPAGTFLRGCETEVKEFCPQVTPGEGRLVACILAHEDKISPTCELALYQAADQLERIVAALGYIAHQCEDDLVKFCSHVEPGEGRLLNCLERHDAEISQRCQRALSDVSMKR from the coding sequence ATGAAAGCGAAACCTGTGCTCGCCGCGCTGTTGGCGCTGGCTTTGGGGGGATGTGCCAGCGGTGGCGGTGGCTTCGGCAATGAACGGTTGGATGCGGCTGCATCTCAGCCGGGCCCGGCAGGAACCTTCCTGCGGGGCTGCGAGACGGAGGTGAAGGAGTTCTGCCCCCAGGTGACCCCTGGGGAGGGACGGCTGGTGGCGTGCATCCTCGCTCACGAGGACAAGATTTCCCCCACCTGTGAGCTTGCCCTGTACCAGGCGGCGGATCAGCTGGAACGGATCGTCGCGGCGCTGGGCTATATCGCCCATCAGTGTGAGGATGATCTGGTGAAATTCTGTTCTCATGTGGAACCCGGCGAGGGAAGGTTGCTGAACTGTCTGGAGCGGCATGATGCCGAAATCAGCCAGCGCTGCCAGCGGGCTTTGAGTGATGTGAGTATGAAGCGATAG
- a CDS encoding glycine zipper family protein: protein MIKIRLMTGAGLLILMSGAWAQVVVPQRGQTPEQIAKDQAECQALAQKQAAAMQQQSTPQEGQVLRGGARGAAAGAAIGAIAGNAGKGAAIGAVGGAMKGMFRRRDQQLQQQSAAANSQNAYSQAFANCMAGRGYSVQ, encoded by the coding sequence ATGATCAAGATACGGTTGATGACGGGAGCGGGGTTGCTGATTCTGATGAGCGGTGCCTGGGCACAGGTCGTGGTGCCCCAGCGGGGACAGACCCCAGAGCAGATCGCCAAGGACCAGGCTGAGTGTCAGGCTTTGGCCCAGAAGCAGGCGGCAGCGATGCAGCAGCAGAGTACGCCGCAGGAGGGGCAGGTTCTGCGCGGTGGAGCCCGGGGGGCGGCCGCCGGGGCGGCCATCGGCGCCATTGCGGGGAATGCCGGCAAGGGCGCGGCGATTGGCGCGGTGGGCGGCGCCATGAAAGGGATGTTCCGGCGTCGCGACCAGCAGCTGCAGCAACAATCGGCGGCGGCCAATTCCCAGAACGCCTACAGCCAGGCCTTCGCCAACTGCATGGCAGGCCGGGGATACTCGGTACAGTGA
- a CDS encoding efflux transporter outer membrane subunit — protein MKRIALTVAIAALLDGCMLVGPDYHTPEAPVADTWIDISDPALKRTETDLSEWWQVFGDPVLDELVLLARRQNLSLQATAIRILEARAQLGIASGLLYPQHQRITGDLSRQQISEHAPNTTPAIDRRFTTTGIGFDVGWELDLWGKFRRGVEAAEANLDASVADYEDLLVSLTAEVARTYVLIRTLESRIRVAHENLEIQRRTLNIADALYKGGAITELDYLQAESLLHTTEASIPPLEAALRQAKNALAVLLGRPPGEVDSLLMAFHPIPSPPVEVVIGVPADLLRRRPDVRRVERRLATQSALIGVTKADLYPHFSLLGSINLRASDAALTFASGGSSKLADLFTAKSFQYFVGPSLSWDVFNYGRIRNQVRAEDARFQALIADYRNTVLEAAREAEDAIAAFVKARVEQERRRLSYEAARRSVDLSLLQYREGLVSYQRVLDSRRSLLTAQDDLTRIRGDVAVNLIALYKALGGGWQERDLETAVPEEVKREMAQRTNWKGLLETGEPRKEKPTRWRWPDW, from the coding sequence ATGAAGCGCATCGCCCTGACTGTCGCCATCGCAGCCCTCCTGGACGGCTGCATGCTCGTGGGTCCGGATTATCACACGCCGGAAGCACCCGTCGCCGATACCTGGATCGACATCTCCGACCCTGCCCTGAAGCGTACCGAGACCGATCTGAGTGAATGGTGGCAGGTGTTCGGCGATCCGGTGCTGGATGAGCTGGTGCTCCTGGCGCGGCGTCAGAATCTCAGCCTTCAAGCCACCGCCATCCGTATTCTGGAGGCCCGCGCCCAGCTGGGCATCGCCTCAGGGCTGCTGTATCCCCAGCACCAGCGCATCACCGGTGACCTGAGCCGCCAGCAGATCAGCGAGCACGCCCCCAACACCACGCCAGCCATCGACCGTCGCTTTACCACCACCGGCATCGGCTTCGACGTGGGCTGGGAGCTGGACCTGTGGGGTAAATTCCGCCGCGGGGTGGAAGCGGCGGAGGCCAATCTCGACGCCTCGGTGGCCGATTACGAGGATCTGCTGGTATCCCTCACCGCCGAGGTGGCCCGTACCTACGTGCTGATCCGCACCCTGGAATCGCGCATCCGCGTCGCCCACGAAAACCTGGAAATCCAGCGCCGGACCCTGAATATCGCCGATGCCCTCTATAAAGGCGGGGCCATCACCGAACTGGATTACCTCCAGGCCGAAAGCCTGCTGCACACCACCGAAGCCTCCATTCCGCCCCTGGAAGCGGCGTTGCGCCAGGCCAAGAACGCCCTGGCGGTACTACTGGGACGCCCCCCGGGGGAAGTGGACAGTCTGCTGATGGCGTTCCACCCGATTCCATCCCCACCGGTGGAAGTGGTGATCGGGGTGCCGGCGGACCTGCTGCGGCGACGGCCGGACGTGCGCCGGGTGGAGCGGCGGCTGGCGACCCAGAGCGCCCTGATCGGCGTCACCAAAGCCGATCTCTATCCCCATTTTTCCCTCCTGGGCTCAATCAACCTGCGGGCGAGCGACGCGGCCCTCACGTTCGCCTCCGGCGGCAGCAGCAAACTGGCCGATCTGTTCACCGCCAAAAGCTTCCAGTACTTCGTCGGCCCCAGCCTCAGCTGGGACGTGTTCAACTACGGCCGCATCCGCAACCAAGTCCGTGCCGAGGACGCCCGCTTCCAAGCGCTGATCGCCGACTATCGCAACACCGTGCTGGAAGCCGCCCGCGAGGCTGAGGACGCTATCGCCGCCTTCGTCAAGGCACGGGTGGAACAGGAAAGGCGGCGTCTCAGCTACGAAGCCGCCCGCCGCTCGGTGGATCTGTCCCTGCTCCAGTACCGCGAGGGTCTGGTAAGCTATCAGCGTGTGCTTGATTCCCGGCGCAGCCTGCTGACGGCCCAGGACGATCTGACCCGGATCCGTGGCGACGTGGCTGTCAATCTGATCGCGCTTTACAAAGCGCTGGGGGGTGGCTGGCAGGAGCGCGACCTGGAGACAGCCGTGCCGGAAGAGGTCAAGCGGGAAATGGCACAGCGGACGAACTGGAAGGGCTTGTTGGAGACGGGAGAGCCCCGGAAGGAAAAGCCAACTCGCTGGCGTTGGCCGGACTGGTAA